CGCCGTTCTTCTCCAGGTGTTCGATGATCATCCCGGCAACGTTCTTGCCGGTGGTGACTTCGATGCCCTCCAGCCCCGGCGACGAATTCACCTCCATCACCAGCGGGCCATGATTGGAGCGCAGGATATCCACACCAGCCACGCTGAGGCCCATGACCTTGGCCGCGCGAATGGCCGTCATGCGTTCCTCGGGGGTGATCTTGATCAGGCTGGCCACTCCACCGCGGTGCAGGTTGGAGCGGAACTCACCGGGTTTGGCCTGGCGCTTCATCGAGGCGATGACCTTGTCACCAACCACGAAGCAGCGGATGTCGGCGCCGCCAGCCTCCTTGATGTATTCCTGGACCATGATGTTCTGCTTCAGGCCCATGAACGCTTCGATGACCGACTCGGCAGCCTTGGTCGTTTCGCACAGCACCACGCCGATGCCCTGGGTGCCCTCGAGCACCTTGATCACCAGCGGTGCACCATTGACCATCTGGATCAGGTCGGGAATGTCATCCGGCGAGTGAGCGAAACCTGTGATCGGCAGGCCGATGCCGCGGCGTGACAGCAATTGCAAAGAGCGCAGCTTGTCGCGCGAGCGGGCGATGGCCACCGATTCATTGAGCGGGTAGACGCCCATCATCTCGAACTGACGCAGCACTGCGCAGCCATAGAAGGTTACCGAGGCGCCGATACGCGGGATCACTGCATCGAAACCTTCCAGCGGTTTGCCGCGATAGTGGATCTGCGGCTTGTGGCTGGCGATGTTCATGTAGGCGCGCAGGGTATCGATCACGACCATTTCATGGCCGCGCTGGGTGCCGGCTTCGACCAGGCGGCGGGTGGAATACAGACGCGGGTTGCGCGAAAGCACGGCGATCTTCATGCAGCACCTGTGACAGGGGAGAGAGTGGCCGGGAAGGCCGGTTTGTCCTGAACGTACTTGAGGCCGGGGTTGACGACCAGTTGACCGTGGACCAAGGCTTTCGATCCAAGTAACAACCGATAGCGCATGCTCTTGCGGCAAGCCAGGGTGAATTCCACTTCCCAGACCCGGTCGCCCAATGCCAGTGGCGTTCGGATCACATAGCGGGTCTGGGCATGGCCGTTGGAGCTCTTGATGGTTTTCATGGTCACCAGAGGCGCTTCGCAGCGGCGATGACGCAGTTGCACTACAGAACCCAGGTGCGCGGTGAAACGTACCCAGGACTGGCCGTCGCGCTCGAAGGGTTCGATGTCGGTGGCGTGCAGGCTGGAGGTGCTGGCGCCGGTGTCGATCTTGGCCCGAAGCCCGGCGAGACCGAGGTCGGGCAGGGCGATCCACTCGCGCAGGCCGATCACTGTCAGATGGTCAAATGTTTTCACGAAGCACACCCTGCGAATGAGGTGGTGAACTGTAAGCATGGCGCGGACTTTTTGCATCCGACAGTTACGGTAGTACAGTTCCGTTAAAGACAGAATTCTAGGTAGAGGGATGGCACAGAAAGCGGAAGACGACGACAAGGTCCGCCTGGACAAATGGCTGTGGGCGGCGCGCTTCTACAAGACGCGTGCGCTGGCCAAGGCGGCGATCGAGAGCGGCAAGGTGCATTGCCGTGGTGAGCGCTGCAAACCGGGCAAGGAACCGCGGGTAGGTGACGAGTTCGTGCTGCGCACCGGTTTCGACGAGAAGACCGTGGTGGTCAAGGCGCTGTCGGTGGTGCGTCGTGGGGCGCCCGAGGCGCAGACCCTCTACGAGGAAACCGCCGACAGCGTGAAGCGCCGCGAGCAGGCCGCCGAACTGCGCAAGGCCGGGGCGATGGGTGTGACCACCGACGGCCGGCCGAACAAGAAGCAACGGCGGCAGATCCACCAACTGCATGGCAGTTTCGAGTAGACCTGCGCCGTCAGTTGCGCTTAGAAGGCTGTA
The Pseudomonas putida genome window above contains:
- a CDS encoding ATP-dependent zinc protease; translated protein: MKTFDHLTVIGLREWIALPDLGLAGLRAKIDTGASTSSLHATDIEPFERDGQSWVRFTAHLGSVVQLRHRRCEAPLVTMKTIKSSNGHAQTRYVIRTPLALGDRVWEVEFTLACRKSMRYRLLLGSKALVHGQLVVNPGLKYVQDKPAFPATLSPVTGAA
- a CDS encoding RNA-binding S4 domain-containing protein translates to MAQKAEDDDKVRLDKWLWAARFYKTRALAKAAIESGKVHCRGERCKPGKEPRVGDEFVLRTGFDEKTVVVKALSVVRRGAPEAQTLYEETADSVKRREQAAELRKAGAMGVTTDGRPNKKQRRQIHQLHGSFE
- the rimK gene encoding 30S ribosomal protein S6--L-glutamate ligase, whose protein sequence is MKIAVLSRNPRLYSTRRLVEAGTQRGHEMVVIDTLRAYMNIASHKPQIHYRGKPLEGFDAVIPRIGASVTFYGCAVLRQFEMMGVYPLNESVAIARSRDKLRSLQLLSRRGIGLPITGFAHSPDDIPDLIQMVNGAPLVIKVLEGTQGIGVVLCETTKAAESVIEAFMGLKQNIMVQEYIKEAGGADIRCFVVGDKVIASMKRQAKPGEFRSNLHRGGVASLIKITPEERMTAIRAAKVMGLSVAGVDILRSNHGPLVMEVNSSPGLEGIEVTTGKNVAGMIIEHLEKNGGPNQTRTKGKG